In one Brassica oleracea var. oleracea cultivar TO1000 chromosome C9, BOL, whole genome shotgun sequence genomic region, the following are encoded:
- the LOC106315166 gene encoding probable E3 ubiquitin-protein ligase LUL3, with protein MPSHHPPTQNISVQKRKIQTVSFKSNEAEFVKYDYLTRVFSLCSFVSFFSFTIIFFAKEEENCTMVPQFPEAFKPTQVPFQKGTAQKFVQPSGTGTDLGFFSLDDLSNPLPDEVYPLVISAETVISPSSGSEEPLVHKQITLACLEKTDDGSFKVKVMKQILWIEGARYELRELYGIDNSTAQDDDVASGLEDSGDKECVICLTEPKDTAVMPCRHLCLCSDCAKELRFQSNKCPICRQPIDELLMIKVETSNEQH; from the exons ATGCCGAGTCACCATCCTCCCACACAGAATATTTCTGTCCAAAAAAGAAAGATTCAAACAGTATCTTTCAAATCAAATGAAGCAGAGTTTGTTAAG TATGATTATCTAACAAGGGTGTTCTCATTATGTTCCTTTGTCTCATTTTTCAGTTTTACTATCATATTTTTCGCAAAAGAGGAAGAAAACTGCACAATGGTCCCTCAATTTCCAGAAGCTTTCAAACCAACCCAAGTCCCTTTCCAAAAAGGTACAGCACAGAAGTTTGTACAACCTTCAGGGACAGGAACAGACCTAGGTTTCTTTTCACTCGACGATCTATCGAACCCATTACCAGACGAGGTGTACCCACTTGTAATATCAGCAGAGACAGTGATCTCACCAAGCTCGGGTTCAGAGGAACCATTAGTTCACAAGCAAATCACGCTAGCGTGTTTGGAGAAGACTGACGATGGATCTTTCAAAGTGAAAGTCATGAAACAGATCTTATGGATCGAAGGAGCTAGATATGAGCTACGTGAGTTGTATGGTATCGATAACTCGACCGCACAAGATGATGATGTTGCGTCAGGGTTAGAGGATAGTGGTGACAAAGAATGTGTTATTTGCTTGACTGAACCTAAGGACACCGCCGTGATGCCTTGTAGACATTTG TGTTTGTGCAGTGACTGCGCTAAAGAGCTGAGGTTTCAGTCTAACAAATGTCCCATTTGTCGACAACCTATCGATGAGCTTTTAATGATTAAAGTGGAAACTAGCAATGAACAACACTGA